The following is a genomic window from Bacillus sp. 2205SS5-2.
GATTTCCTTTTGAAATGAGGGCAGAATCGGCTTGGTATAGGAGGTTCGACCAGTCCTCTTCTGACAGGGTTTCACGCAATTTCTGAACAAATTCCATGTTCCATTTCACATCCGAGGTGTTTCCATTCTCCACCTTGGCTACGATGGGGATCCCTTGAGGAGTGACGCCCATGCCCAGGACGATTTGCTTCAAATCCGGACGTTTTTGTTTACTGTATCCATACGTGACGGAAAGGGGTTCTTTTTCAGATAGACCAGAAGAAGAAGAATCGGGAAGATAATCGCCATACACGGAAAAGGAAGTCGTGTCGCAATGTAAAGTATCGAGTGCTACATTCAGTTGATTTAAGGTCGATAAGGCTAACGGGGTGTAGACTTTCCACGGATCGGCTTCGTATAAATAATCAAGGGCTCTTCCTAACGAATCATCATTGAACTGTTCCGGTTTTACATCCGGTCCAAAGAGAAGTTCAACATCTTGTTTTTGGTAAAATTCCTGGACCTTATAGAGAGGAGAATTTTGGACAAGGATGTTTAGAACCAACGCCTTGAGTCGGGTACCGGGGGGACAGGCCGCAGCGCTGTTGATCCCAAACGACCGACTCATTAATCTTTTCTTCAAACTGAATTTCATCCATTAATTTCGACAATAGTTGTGATGGTCCCACGTCTAACGTAAGTACTTGATTCACCATAATTTGACCCTCCACTTTCATCATTACTGTAAGGTTCTAGAAAAAGTGGAGGTATCCTTCATAAAAATAATATTTGGATATTTTTTCATGCGGAATGTGAGTTCTAACCTTCAGAGTGGGGTGTTATTTATCCCCTAGCTACTATCAGTAACATAAAAAAGAAGCGGGCTTTTGCCCACTTCTTGTAGCCATTCATATTTAATTATTTATTTTTGGTAGCCACCACCGATTTGTTGTTCAGCCATTTGAACGAGACGCTTTGTAATTTCTCCACCCACTGAACCATTAGCGCGAGCAGTTGCATCTGGACCTAATTGAACACCAAACTCAGAAGCGATTTCATATTTCATTTGATCAATTGCTTGTTGAGCTCCTGGAGCTACTAGTTGATTTGAACTATTGTTTGCCATGTGTTT
Proteins encoded in this region:
- a CDS encoding alpha/beta-type small acid-soluble spore protein, coding for MANNSSNQLVAPGAQQAIDQMKYEIASEFGVQLGPDATARANGSVGGEITKRLVQMAEQQIGGGYQK